The genomic interval CAACGACACGTACGGCCACGAGGTCGGCGACCAGGTGCTCAGCATCATCGGCCAGCGCCTGACCACGAAGGTGCGGCCGGACGAGATGGTGGCGCGCTTGGGCGGCGACGAGTTCGCCGTCCTGCTGGCCGGCGGCGACCTCAGCGCCGTCGACCGCGTGACGGGCCGCCTCATCGAGGTCGTCGAGGAGCCCATCCACCTCGAGCCGGGCACCGTGCGGCTCTCGGCCAGCGTCGGCGCGGCGCTCTACCCCGACGACGCCGAGTCGTTCGAGGCGCTCGTAAGCCGAGCGGACGCCCGCATGTACGAACAGAAGCGCAAGCGCACGCTCCACTGAGGGGCGGCGCCCCTAGTCGAAGTCGCGGCTCAGGAACCACCAGAAGAGGATGGCGCCGAACAGCACGGCGTAGCCCGCCATGACGAGCGCGGAGTGCCCGAGGGTCATCCCCGTTCCGAGTAGGGTGGCGAAGGGACCGCTGCCGCTCAGCTCTCCGCTTACGCCGATCTGGCCGAGCAGCTCGCCGGAAGCCTGCCTGCCCGGGTTGTAGAGGTTGCTCGTGAAGAAGTACTTGGGCAGCGCCTGCCACGTGTTCTGGATGCGCAGCGCCTGGAAGATGGCGTTGATCCGGTTGAGCGGCTGGAGCTGCGCGATGGTGTTGAGCACGGTGTAGAGCGTCTCGATGAGGCTCGGCAGGAACAGGACCATCACGACGCCGAGCACGCCGGAGCGCACGAGCGTGATGAGCAGGAAGGCGAGGAGGACCGGGGCGAGCAGCTGCGCGAGCTGGAGCAGGTAGAGCCCGGCGAGGGGCGGCCAGGCGCCGCTGAAGTCGGTCGGCAGGAACGTCGTGCCGACGGCGCCGAACAGGAAGCCGAAGACGGCGGCGCCGAGCATGAGGGCCGCGAGCGCGCCCATCGTGACGACGATCTTGCCGGCCAGCACGGCCCAGCGCTTGGGTTGTACGACCAGGACGGTCTTCCACATGTTCTGCGAGCGCTCGTCGCCGATCAGTAGGGCGGCGAGTAGCGTGACGGCCACGATGTACAGCGTCGGGCTCGTGAACGCGGGGGCGGAGAGCGCGAGGCGCGCGATGCCGATCGGCGAGGCGAAGAACTGGAGCCCCTGGTCGACCGTGCCGCCGTCGTTGGCGAACGAGCCGGCCAGGTTCACGTGCACGACGCGCGCCACGATCAGGACGAGCGCCGGGAGCAGGACCCAGTAGAGGGCGGCGAGCACGTAGAGGCGCCGCTTGCGAAGGACCTTGAACGTCTCGGCCCTGATTACGTCGAGCAGTGCGCTCACGCTGGCCTCCCTTGGCCGTTGACGAGCTTGAGGTAGGCGGCCTCGAGGTCGTCGCCGTGCACGCTGGCGGCGAGCACCCTGACACCCTGGGCAACCAGGTCGCTTACCAGGCCCTCGGAGCGGTCGCGGGCGACCAGCACATCGGCGCCGTCCGAGCCGTTCGGCGTGTAGCCAAGGCCGAGCCGCTCCAGGGCGGCGAC from Trueperaceae bacterium carries:
- a CDS encoding ABC transporter permease; the encoded protein is MSALLDVIRAETFKVLRKRRLYVLAALYWVLLPALVLIVARVVHVNLAGSFANDGGTVDQGLQFFASPIGIARLALSAPAFTSPTLYIVAVTLLAALLIGDERSQNMWKTVLVVQPKRWAVLAGKIVVTMGALAALMLGAAVFGFLFGAVGTTFLPTDFSGAWPPLAGLYLLQLAQLLAPVLLAFLLITLVRSGVLGVVMVLFLPSLIETLYTVLNTIAQLQPLNRINAIFQALRIQNTWQALPKYFFTSNLYNPGRQASGELLGQIGVSGELSGSGPFATLLGTGMTLGHSALVMAGYAVLFGAILFWWFLSRDFD